A genomic segment from Pseudoxanthomonas sp. CF385 encodes:
- the trpD gene encoding anthranilate phosphoribosyltransferase — protein MPLTPQEALQRTIEHREIFHDEMVDLMRQIMRGDVSPTMTAAILTGLRVKKETVGEIAGAATVMREFSRTVDVPDRAHLVDIVGTGGDGSHTFNISTCSMFVAAAAGAKIAKHGNRSVSSKSGSADVLEALGVNIELQPDQVAQSIAKAGIGFMYAPVHHPAMKVVAPVRREMGVRTIFNILGPLTNPAGAPSILMGVFHPDLVGIQARVLQELGAERALVVWGRDGMDELSLGAGTLVGELRDGQVREYELHPEDFGIAMAASRNLRVGDAAESKAMLLGVLDNRPGPAREIVVLNAGAALYVAGVAESIEAGIAASREAIASGKALERLQHFVATTQALAKQGVH, from the coding sequence ATGCCACTGACCCCTCAAGAAGCCCTGCAGCGCACCATCGAGCACCGCGAGATCTTCCACGACGAGATGGTGGACCTGATGCGCCAGATCATGCGCGGCGACGTGTCGCCGACGATGACGGCGGCCATCCTGACCGGGTTGCGCGTGAAGAAGGAGACCGTCGGCGAGATCGCCGGCGCCGCCACCGTGATGCGCGAGTTCTCGCGTACCGTCGACGTCCCGGACCGCGCGCATCTGGTCGATATCGTCGGAACGGGGGGCGACGGCTCCCACACGTTCAACATCTCCACCTGTTCGATGTTCGTGGCGGCCGCCGCAGGCGCCAAGATCGCCAAGCACGGCAACCGCAGCGTGTCGTCGAAGTCGGGTAGCGCCGACGTGCTGGAGGCGCTTGGCGTGAACATCGAGCTGCAGCCCGACCAGGTCGCGCAATCGATCGCAAAGGCCGGCATCGGTTTCATGTACGCGCCCGTCCACCATCCCGCCATGAAGGTCGTCGCCCCGGTGCGACGCGAGATGGGCGTGCGCACCATCTTCAACATCCTGGGCCCGCTGACCAATCCTGCCGGTGCGCCCAGCATCCTGATGGGCGTCTTCCACCCGGATCTGGTCGGCATCCAGGCGCGCGTGCTGCAGGAACTGGGCGCCGAGCGTGCGCTCGTGGTCTGGGGCCGCGACGGGATGGATGAGCTGTCGCTCGGTGCAGGCACGCTCGTCGGCGAACTGCGCGACGGCCAGGTGCGCGAGTACGAACTGCACCCGGAGGACTTCGGCATCGCCATGGCCGCCAGCCGCAACCTGCGCGTAGGCGATGCGGCCGAGTCGAAGGCGATGCTGCTGGGCGTGCTCGACAACCGGCCCGGACCGGCGCGCGAGATCGTCGTGCTCAACGCCGGCGCGGCGCTGTACGTGGCCGGCGTGGCGGAGAGCATCGAGGCCGGCATCGCCGCCTCGCGCGAAGCGATCGCCAGCGGCAAGGCCCTGGAACGGCTTCAGCATTTCGTCGCCACGACCCAGGCGCTGGCAAAACAGGGAGTGCACTGA
- a CDS encoding antibiotic biosynthesis monooxygenase has protein sequence MAASGFASLPKPPYYAVIFSSLRNAQDDAGYGAMAERMVELAQQQPGFLGVESTRGADGFGITVAYWESEASILAWRQHAEHTAAREQGRRDWYDHFELRVAKVERAYGWDRAAAERRG, from the coding sequence ATGGCCGCCAGCGGATTCGCCAGCCTGCCCAAACCACCGTACTACGCGGTGATCTTTTCATCGCTGCGCAACGCGCAGGACGATGCCGGCTATGGGGCCATGGCCGAACGCATGGTCGAACTGGCCCAGCAGCAACCCGGCTTCCTCGGCGTGGAGTCCACCCGCGGCGCCGACGGCTTCGGCATCACCGTGGCCTATTGGGAGAGCGAGGCGTCCATCCTCGCCTGGCGGCAGCATGCCGAACACACCGCGGCGCGCGAGCAGGGCCGGCGGGACTGGTACGACCACTTCGAACTGCGGGTCGCCAAGGTCGAGCGGGCCTACGGCTGGGACCGCGCAGCGGCCGAACGGCGCGGATAG
- the trpC gene encoding indole-3-glycerol phosphate synthase TrpC → MSDILTTILARKADEIAERSARVPLADLRSRAEDAPPTRGFADALNAMIAQGDPAVIAEVKKASPSKGVIRPDFRPADIAVSYEFGGAACLSVLTDVDFFQGADDYLRQAREACTLPVLRKDFTVDPYQVYEARVLGADCILLIVSALDDGQLVDLSGLALQLGMDVLVEVHDIDELERALQVPVPLVGINNRNLRTFEVTLETTLAMKDAVPKDRLLVTESGIVVPDDVAKMRAAGVNAFLVGETFMRAEEPGEALRQLFFAA, encoded by the coding sequence ATGAGCGACATCCTGACCACCATCCTCGCCCGCAAGGCGGACGAGATCGCCGAACGCAGCGCCCGCGTGCCGCTGGCCGACCTGCGCTCGCGCGCCGAGGATGCGCCGCCCACGCGCGGCTTCGCCGATGCGCTCAACGCGATGATCGCGCAGGGCGACCCGGCGGTGATCGCCGAGGTGAAGAAGGCCAGCCCCTCCAAGGGCGTCATCCGCCCGGATTTCAGGCCCGCCGACATCGCGGTCAGTTACGAGTTCGGCGGCGCGGCCTGCCTGTCGGTGCTCACGGACGTCGACTTCTTCCAGGGCGCCGACGACTACCTGCGCCAGGCGCGCGAGGCGTGCACGCTGCCCGTACTGCGCAAGGACTTCACCGTCGATCCCTACCAGGTGTATGAGGCGCGCGTGCTGGGCGCCGACTGCATCCTGCTGATCGTCTCCGCACTGGACGACGGCCAGCTGGTCGATCTGTCCGGCCTGGCGCTGCAACTCGGCATGGACGTGCTGGTGGAAGTGCACGACATCGACGAGCTCGAGCGCGCGCTGCAGGTGCCGGTCCCGCTGGTCGGCATCAACAACCGCAACCTGCGCACCTTCGAAGTCACCCTGGAGACGACGCTGGCGATGAAGGACGCGGTGCCCAAAGACCGCCTGCTGGTCACCGAGAGCGGCATCGTCGTGCCGGACGACGTGGCGAAGATGCGGGCTGCTGGCGTGAATGCGTTCCTGGTCGGTGAGACCTTCATGCGGGCGGAAGAACCCGGCGAGGCGCTGCGTCAGCTATTCTTCGCAGCATGA
- a CDS encoding HAD-IB family phosphatase, protein MTDTPYPAPRPDAPVVVFDFDHTLYDGDSGGHLVSWLIKRNPLRAAVAIAASIVLGPMVAFLPTRRRGISGYIWIGTFGLHGRRSFDALIDQYVDTHRDEVQQRLLPHALEVFREHRATGDRVVVATGAPPELARAILSFVAHEDVPVIGTAVGPRLGAVVATRHCHNEEKMRMLRERGYGEIAVAYSDSSADLPLLKAARAPVVVNPKPGRVEMFRRVLPPGTPILNWGCKERGGAANR, encoded by the coding sequence ATGACGGACACGCCTTATCCCGCGCCGCGCCCGGACGCCCCGGTCGTGGTCTTCGATTTCGATCACACGCTGTACGACGGCGACTCCGGCGGACACTTGGTCAGCTGGCTGATCAAGCGCAACCCACTGCGGGCCGCGGTGGCGATCGCCGCGTCGATCGTCCTGGGCCCCATGGTGGCTTTCCTGCCCACGCGCCGGCGCGGGATTTCCGGGTACATCTGGATCGGCACCTTCGGCCTGCACGGTCGCCGCAGCTTCGATGCCCTGATCGATCAGTACGTGGACACGCACCGCGACGAGGTGCAGCAGCGCCTGCTGCCCCACGCGCTGGAGGTCTTCCGCGAGCATCGTGCGACCGGCGATCGCGTCGTCGTGGCCACGGGCGCGCCGCCTGAGCTCGCGCGCGCCATCCTCAGCTTCGTCGCCCACGAGGATGTGCCCGTCATCGGTACCGCCGTGGGACCACGGCTGGGCGCGGTGGTGGCCACGCGCCACTGCCATAACGAAGAGAAGATGCGGATGCTGCGCGAGCGCGGCTACGGCGAGATCGCAGTAGCGTATTCGGACAGCAGTGCGGACCTGCCGCTGCTGAAGGCGGCCCGCGCACCGGTCGTGGTCAATCCGAAGCCGGGGCGCGTGGAGATGTTCAGGCGGGTGCTGCCGCCCGGCACGCCGATCCTCAACTGGGGCTGCAAGGAGCGGGGCGGGGCAGCGAACCGCTGA
- a CDS encoding zf-TFIIB domain-containing protein encodes MQCPKCHSVMELIVEPEASAHRCTQCKGLWFEMMAHETLKHRAEEIDTGDPAQGEACNKVDRIKCPVCIGSRDLIRMVDPQQPHIWFESCKNCYGRFYDAGEYQDFAEIEFADLIRDWNAPERS; translated from the coding sequence ATGCAGTGCCCCAAATGCCATAGCGTGATGGAACTGATCGTGGAACCGGAGGCCAGCGCGCACCGGTGCACCCAGTGCAAAGGGTTGTGGTTCGAGATGATGGCGCACGAGACGTTGAAGCACCGCGCCGAGGAGATCGATACCGGGGACCCGGCTCAGGGCGAGGCATGCAACAAGGTGGACCGCATCAAGTGTCCGGTGTGCATCGGCAGCCGGGACCTCATCCGTATGGTCGATCCCCAGCAGCCCCACATCTGGTTCGAAAGCTGCAAGAACTGCTACGGACGTTTCTACGACGCGGGCGAGTACCAGGACTTCGCCGAGATCGAGTTCGCCGACTTGATCAGGGACTGGAACGCCCCCGAACGTAGCTGA
- a CDS encoding type IV secretory system conjugative DNA transfer family protein, producing the protein MALGIGALLAGIYLAGYLSLIFLGLDGSQVGWDTYFNYLKHLDHPRVQPYAWRIKSAGLVGGGLMLLVWAALVVMIFKLRSHRNLHGRARFAGLMDLGRKGFLADGDDGVVVGQMNGKLLRLRGQQFVILAAPTRSGKGVGIVIPNLLDYRESAVVLDIKQENFDLTSGWRKSIGHEVYLFNPFAEDRRTHRWNPMTYVSGDPAFRVSDLQSIAAMLYPDGDDKDKFWVSQARNAFLAFALFVFERHAHDRTTDAPTLGTILRVASGDGGELKPYLQRLVEAPFLSAQARTAFSGLLSQADVTFASIIGSFREPLNPWLNPVLDAATSADDFRLDDVRRRRMTIYVGIQPNKLAESRLIVNLFFSQLINVNTKTLPQNDASLKHQCLLLMDEFTAIGRVDIISKSVAYMAGYNLRLLPIIQSMAQLDAVYGKELSRTIITNHALQIIYAPREQQDANDYSEMLGYTTIRRRARTRSHGQGRNVSDNEVLEKRALMLPQELKAMGPKKEIILYEGLAHPILCRKIRYFEDAYFTRRLLPRADVEPLRI; encoded by the coding sequence GTGGCGCTGGGTATCGGCGCCCTACTGGCTGGCATCTATCTGGCGGGATATCTGTCCCTGATCTTTCTTGGGCTCGACGGGTCTCAGGTCGGTTGGGACACCTACTTCAACTATCTGAAGCACCTCGACCACCCGCGGGTCCAGCCCTACGCATGGCGCATCAAGTCTGCGGGCTTGGTCGGCGGCGGATTGATGCTGCTGGTGTGGGCTGCGCTTGTGGTGATGATTTTCAAGCTGCGAAGCCATCGCAACCTGCACGGTCGAGCCAGGTTCGCTGGCTTGATGGATCTTGGCAGGAAGGGGTTCCTTGCCGATGGCGATGATGGCGTTGTCGTCGGCCAAATGAACGGGAAGCTGCTTCGCCTGCGCGGGCAGCAATTCGTGATCCTGGCGGCGCCCACCCGATCCGGTAAAGGCGTCGGCATCGTGATCCCGAACCTCCTGGATTACCGGGAATCCGCCGTGGTGCTGGACATCAAGCAGGAGAACTTCGACCTCACCTCCGGCTGGCGGAAGTCGATCGGGCACGAGGTCTACCTGTTCAATCCTTTTGCGGAGGACCGTCGGACGCACCGATGGAATCCGATGACCTATGTCTCGGGCGATCCCGCTTTCCGGGTATCGGACCTGCAAAGCATCGCGGCGATGCTGTACCCCGACGGCGACGACAAGGACAAGTTCTGGGTCAGCCAGGCGCGCAATGCCTTCCTGGCCTTCGCGCTCTTCGTCTTCGAGCGGCATGCGCATGACCGTACGACCGACGCACCCACGCTCGGCACCATCCTGCGGGTGGCATCGGGCGACGGGGGCGAGCTGAAGCCCTACCTCCAGAGGCTCGTGGAAGCGCCGTTCCTCAGCGCCCAGGCGCGCACCGCCTTTTCCGGGTTGCTGTCGCAGGCGGACGTGACCTTCGCGTCGATCATCGGCTCGTTCCGCGAACCCCTGAATCCTTGGCTGAACCCCGTCCTCGACGCGGCTACCAGCGCCGACGATTTCCGTCTCGACGATGTGCGCCGGCGGCGCATGACGATCTATGTCGGCATACAGCCCAACAAGCTCGCGGAAAGCCGGCTGATCGTGAACCTGTTCTTCAGCCAGTTGATCAACGTCAACACCAAGACGCTGCCGCAGAACGACGCATCGCTCAAACATCAATGTTTGCTGCTGATGGATGAGTTCACCGCGATCGGCCGCGTGGACATCATTTCGAAGTCGGTCGCCTACATGGCGGGGTACAACCTCAGGCTGCTGCCGATCATCCAATCGATGGCGCAACTGGATGCGGTGTACGGGAAGGAACTTTCCCGCACCATCATCACCAACCATGCGCTCCAGATCATCTACGCACCCCGCGAGCAGCAGGACGCCAACGATTATTCCGAGATGCTCGGCTACACGACGATCCGGCGACGGGCCCGGACCCGCTCGCATGGCCAGGGACGGAACGTGTCTGACAACGAGGTGCTGGAGAAGCGGGCGCTGATGCTGCCCCAGGAGCTGAAGGCCATGGGGCCCAAGAAGGAAATCATCCTGTACGAGGGCCTGGCGCACCCGATCCTGTGCCGCAAGATCCGGTACTTCGAGGATGCCTACTTCACCCGCCGCTTGCTGCCGAGGGCGGACGTCGAGCCGCTGCGCATATGA
- a CDS encoding type IV secretion system protein produces the protein MFKNTSSPDIDRAVAQGVSFELTLAERARKSERRAWLVAWSAIVMALILAGGYFLFLPLKEKVPYLVMADPYTGTASVARLSGNFQDRDVTAEEAINKSNVAQFVLARESYDSGLIGQRNWRTTLSMAGPAVSPAYVALHSESNPERPFRLYGGDSSVRTRILSIVLIGGGAGTRPTGATVRFQRSLYDKGRGQVQPLDSRIATLEFTYNPDLRLSEEDRLLNPLGFRVTNYRVDDDFAATAVPEREFPAPLAAPNAAPARPVMVPAADPAAPEPTDAAVPNENEVSTAPQPVEQSEPETLPGVPQR, from the coding sequence ATGTTCAAGAATACGTCCTCTCCTGATATCGATCGCGCGGTGGCGCAGGGCGTCAGCTTCGAGCTGACTTTGGCGGAACGCGCGCGCAAGAGTGAACGGCGCGCGTGGCTTGTAGCCTGGTCTGCCATCGTGATGGCGCTGATCCTCGCGGGTGGCTACTTCCTATTCCTTCCCTTGAAAGAAAAGGTTCCCTACCTCGTCATGGCTGACCCTTACACGGGAACTGCTAGCGTCGCGCGGCTTTCGGGAAATTTCCAGGATCGTGATGTAACCGCCGAAGAGGCGATCAACAAGAGCAACGTCGCGCAGTTCGTCCTGGCCCGCGAATCGTACGATTCGGGCCTGATTGGCCAGCGCAATTGGCGCACGACCCTGTCGATGGCCGGGCCGGCGGTGTCGCCCGCCTATGTCGCGCTCCATTCGGAGAGCAACCCCGAGCGACCTTTCCGCCTGTATGGCGGCGATAGTTCCGTGCGCACCCGCATTCTCAGCATCGTTCTGATTGGCGGAGGCGCGGGTACGCGTCCGACGGGCGCGACGGTGCGCTTCCAACGGAGCCTCTACGACAAAGGGCGCGGCCAGGTGCAGCCGCTGGACAGCCGCATCGCGACGCTGGAGTTCACCTATAACCCGGATCTTCGTCTGAGCGAGGAGGATCGGCTGCTGAATCCGTTGGGATTCCGGGTAACCAATTATCGCGTCGACGACGATTTCGCTGCTACCGCCGTGCCAGAGCGCGAGTTCCCCGCGCCGCTCGCGGCGCCGAATGCCGCTCCCGCGCGACCCGTAATGGTGCCGGCTGCGGATCCTGCTGCGCCCGAACCGACCGACGCTGCCGTCCCAAACGAGAATGAAGTTTCGACCGCGCCCCAACCCGTGGAGCAGTCGGAGCCCGAGACTCTACCTGGAGTTCCCCAACGATGA
- a CDS encoding TrbG/VirB9 family P-type conjugative transfer protein, with the protein MKLKHLLLWLPAVGLLLMAQSVSAQVIEEYTYAPDKVYPVRTGLGITTQIELSPHEEILDFSTGFSGGWDIGRRGNVFYLKPKNVDVDTNLLVRTAAHSYIFELKVVATDWRVLDQARAAGVQYRIKFAYPGDTSFAEHANKPKEAMAELNTGIEPGRAYHFNYEYAQRKRGPAWLVPMTVYDDRRFTYIRMGDRTRFPSGNFPVVFARESQGGDEFVVNSTVQDDTIVVHGTYPYLVIRHGDNVVGLRRSAEQ; encoded by the coding sequence ATGAAGTTGAAGCACCTACTGCTATGGCTGCCAGCTGTCGGCCTGCTTCTTATGGCGCAGTCCGTGAGCGCTCAGGTGATTGAGGAGTACACCTATGCTCCGGACAAGGTGTATCCGGTGCGCACTGGATTGGGCATCACTACACAGATCGAACTTTCGCCGCATGAGGAGATACTGGACTTCAGTACGGGATTCAGTGGCGGCTGGGATATCGGTCGTCGTGGCAACGTGTTCTACCTGAAGCCGAAGAACGTGGACGTCGATACGAACCTATTGGTGCGGACCGCTGCGCATTCCTACATCTTCGAGCTCAAGGTCGTGGCGACGGACTGGCGCGTTCTGGATCAGGCGCGCGCGGCGGGCGTTCAGTACCGCATCAAGTTCGCATACCCCGGCGATACGAGCTTCGCCGAGCACGCGAACAAGCCCAAGGAGGCCATGGCCGAGCTCAACACCGGGATCGAGCCGGGACGCGCCTATCACTTCAACTACGAGTATGCCCAGCGCAAGCGCGGTCCTGCATGGCTGGTCCCAATGACGGTCTACGATGACCGTCGCTTCACCTATATCCGAATGGGGGATCGGACGCGCTTTCCCAGCGGAAATTTCCCGGTGGTGTTCGCGAGGGAAAGCCAGGGCGGCGACGAGTTCGTCGTCAATTCGACCGTGCAGGACGACACCATCGTCGTACATGGCACGTATCCCTACTTGGTCATTCGCCACGGCGACAACGTGGTAGGCCTGCGCAGGAGCGCGGAGCAATGA
- a CDS encoding TrbI/VirB10 family protein has protein sequence MNETPYESRAESAPQNPYQRAERPVPEPDLDANAPYLRSVDVQRLNRKALLFLGGIVLLLLAVAFWIFSTAVSGQDDEARGKARGEQLVIPAAPKDLPELPPEQPAMVAEPDLPPLPIVDEGPAVPSFSLPKDAPAQSVELTLRDRRIMDASGSGRSSSGQSGAVPGVMSPEDYARLMTQAGAEPDAAAAVESEDVSSAKPLYNPNTLLLRGTYIRCVLESRVITDVPGYTSCVVTEPVYSVNGKRLLLPRGSKVMGSYDAEAIIGERAAIVWDRITTPTGMDVNMRSPGTDMLGAAGNPGHYSAHWAQRISSALLISMLSDAFKYAGAKHGPQETSIVNGAIVQNPYESNTARTMERLANMALDRSMARPPTVTIDQGTIVNVYVARDVDFSAVMR, from the coding sequence ATGAACGAAACTCCTTACGAATCCCGGGCAGAGTCTGCGCCTCAGAACCCCTACCAGCGCGCGGAGCGACCCGTCCCAGAGCCCGATCTAGATGCAAACGCGCCGTATCTTCGCTCGGTCGATGTGCAACGCCTGAATCGGAAAGCGCTGCTGTTTCTGGGGGGGATCGTGCTGCTATTACTGGCCGTCGCCTTCTGGATCTTCAGTACGGCAGTTTCCGGCCAAGACGACGAGGCTCGCGGCAAGGCCCGTGGAGAGCAACTGGTGATTCCGGCCGCTCCCAAGGACCTCCCCGAACTTCCCCCCGAGCAACCCGCGATGGTAGCGGAGCCCGATCTGCCACCGTTGCCGATAGTCGATGAAGGTCCGGCTGTCCCCAGTTTCAGTTTGCCGAAAGACGCCCCCGCACAAAGTGTTGAGTTGACGCTGAGGGACCGTCGCATCATGGATGCTTCCGGAAGTGGCCGCTCTTCTTCGGGCCAGTCCGGTGCGGTCCCTGGAGTGATGTCGCCCGAAGACTACGCACGCCTCATGACGCAGGCGGGGGCCGAGCCTGACGCCGCGGCGGCTGTCGAGTCCGAGGATGTGTCCAGTGCCAAGCCGCTCTACAACCCCAATACATTGCTGCTTCGCGGGACGTACATACGATGCGTACTCGAGTCGCGTGTAATTACCGACGTGCCTGGCTACACGTCCTGCGTAGTGACGGAACCGGTGTACTCCGTCAACGGCAAGCGCCTTCTGCTCCCGCGTGGATCGAAAGTCATGGGCAGCTACGATGCAGAGGCGATTATTGGCGAACGCGCTGCCATTGTGTGGGATCGCATCACCACACCGACTGGCATGGACGTCAACATGCGAAGCCCAGGCACGGACATGCTCGGTGCGGCCGGAAATCCCGGACATTACTCCGCGCATTGGGCGCAGCGCATCTCGTCCGCGCTTCTGATCAGCATGCTGAGCGATGCGTTCAAGTACGCCGGCGCGAAACATGGTCCCCAGGAGACGTCGATCGTGAATGGCGCCATCGTTCAAAACCCCTACGAGAGCAATACCGCCAGGACCATGGAGCGCTTAGCCAACATGGCGTTGGATCGCAGTATGGCGAGGCCTCCGACAGTAACGATAGACCAGGGCACCATCGTCAATGTGTACGTGGCGCGCGATGTGGATTTCTCAGCGGTGATGCGCTGA
- the virB11 gene encoding P-type DNA transfer ATPase VirB11 yields the protein MDAQNEPLARVSNEFLDYQYQVLGIGEHLHSSDVTEICINRPGEIFLETARAGWLKADVPTLTFERARQFCTSVVNESNTGQRITDIDPMVSLTFPTGQRAQFVIPPACDAGKVSITIRLPAKFSKTLEQYEQDGFFDEILEQQQMLGDHDQELLELRRSRNYAEFFRKAVQYHKNIVVAGATGSGKTTFMKSLVNHIPDHERLVTIEDARELFISQPNVVHLLYSKGGQSASNVTAKNCMEACLRMKPDRIILAELRGDESFYFIRNCASGHPGSITSCHAGSTAQTWDQLALMVKASAEGAGLEFEVIKRLLKMTIDIVVHIKAHAGRRYITGIDFDPARVLARQESS from the coding sequence ATGGACGCGCAGAACGAGCCCCTTGCCCGTGTTTCCAACGAGTTCCTGGATTACCAGTACCAGGTGCTAGGGATCGGCGAACATCTGCACTCCTCCGATGTGACTGAGATCTGCATCAATCGCCCTGGAGAAATCTTCCTCGAAACGGCTCGTGCGGGTTGGCTCAAAGCGGATGTGCCAACACTTACCTTCGAGCGCGCGCGCCAGTTCTGCACCTCCGTAGTCAATGAAAGCAACACCGGCCAGCGCATCACCGACATCGACCCGATGGTGTCGTTGACCTTCCCTACCGGTCAGCGCGCCCAGTTCGTGATTCCCCCGGCCTGCGACGCCGGCAAGGTATCTATCACCATTCGGCTGCCGGCCAAGTTCAGCAAGACCCTGGAGCAGTACGAGCAGGATGGCTTCTTCGATGAGATTCTCGAGCAGCAGCAAATGCTGGGCGACCACGACCAGGAACTGCTGGAGTTGCGCCGCAGCCGCAACTACGCGGAGTTCTTCCGCAAGGCGGTTCAGTACCACAAGAACATCGTGGTAGCGGGCGCGACGGGCAGCGGCAAGACCACGTTCATGAAATCCCTGGTCAACCACATTCCTGATCATGAGCGCCTGGTCACTATCGAGGATGCGCGCGAACTTTTCATAAGCCAGCCCAATGTCGTGCACCTGCTGTACTCCAAGGGTGGGCAGAGCGCCAGCAATGTCACCGCCAAGAACTGCATGGAGGCTTGCCTGCGCATGAAGCCGGATCGCATCATTCTGGCCGAGCTGCGCGGCGACGAGTCGTTCTACTTCATCCGCAACTGCGCGTCGGGCCATCCCGGGTCCATCACCAGCTGCCATGCGGGGAGCACCGCACAGACCTGGGACCAGTTAGCGCTGATGGTCAAGGCGTCCGCGGAGGGCGCTGGCCTGGAGTTCGAGGTCATCAAGCGCTTGTTGAAGATGACCATCGACATCGTGGTTCACATCAAAGCACATGCGGGGCGGCGCTACATCACAGGCATCGACTTTGATCCCGCGCGCGTGTTGGCCCGACAGGAATCCTCATGA
- a CDS encoding lytic transglycosylase domain-containing protein has product MELMGCTGLSVPPAVMEHVVKVESSLNPYAIGVVGARLARQPRNLAEALSTARMLETRGYNFSLGLAQVNRYNLARQGLDSYEKAFDVCPNLQAGSRILAECYARSGNSWGKAFSCYYSGNFTTGYRHGYVQKVFASWRQQASKEAEAAIAVIDGQTPTKPQRALPRTAITGNTSSRLTRRIEEARNDSPTMRTIGASIPTTRMVAPAAPVAAAVSTIPPATAQGSIDTPVLVQPYQKNADVKLQVSQAARAPGRDDAFVF; this is encoded by the coding sequence ATGGAACTAATGGGTTGCACCGGTCTATCGGTACCACCAGCAGTGATGGAGCACGTCGTGAAGGTCGAGTCCTCCCTTAATCCGTATGCGATCGGTGTCGTCGGTGCGAGGTTGGCGCGGCAACCTCGCAATCTGGCCGAGGCATTGTCGACCGCACGCATGCTGGAGACTCGCGGATACAATTTCTCGTTGGGCTTGGCGCAGGTCAACAGATACAACCTCGCGCGACAGGGTCTGGACAGCTATGAGAAGGCCTTTGACGTTTGTCCTAACCTGCAAGCGGGTTCGCGCATCCTGGCCGAGTGCTATGCGCGTTCCGGTAACAGCTGGGGGAAGGCATTCAGCTGCTACTACTCCGGCAACTTCACGACAGGCTACCGGCATGGCTATGTGCAGAAGGTATTCGCGTCATGGCGCCAGCAGGCGAGTAAAGAGGCAGAAGCAGCAATAGCAGTGATCGACGGCCAAACGCCGACGAAGCCACAACGCGCACTGCCGCGGACAGCCATCACGGGAAACACGTCGTCCCGCCTGACTCGCCGCATTGAGGAGGCGAGAAACGATTCCCCGACCATGCGGACTATCGGGGCCAGCATTCCCACGACACGCATGGTGGCGCCGGCTGCGCCCGTCGCGGCCGCCGTGAGCACGATCCCGCCCGCCACTGCACAGGGGTCGATTGATACCCCTGTGCTTGTGCAGCCCTACCAAAAGAACGCCGACGTGAAGCTGCAAGTATCGCAAGCGGCTCGGGCGCCCGGGAGGGATGACGCCTTCGTCTTCTAG
- a CDS encoding TrbC/VirB2 family protein: MNNMQSTQTKEISSTLILVIVAATMLALPELALAQDATGAQGRVTSFFTNINSLLNVASIAIVTIAVIFAGYQIAFNHKRVGDVAPVLIGGFLIGAAAQIAKMLLPSDVTSTAMIVGQVLIQHA, from the coding sequence ATGAACAACATGCAATCTACTCAAACGAAAGAGATCTCTAGCACACTGATCCTGGTGATCGTTGCGGCCACTATGCTGGCACTTCCCGAACTGGCACTAGCCCAGGACGCCACGGGTGCGCAAGGCCGCGTGACCAGCTTCTTCACCAACATCAACTCATTGCTGAATGTTGCGTCCATCGCCATCGTAACGATCGCGGTGATCTTTGCGGGCTACCAGATCGCCTTCAACCACAAGCGCGTGGGAGATGTAGCGCCGGTCCTGATCGGTGGCTTTCTTATTGGGGCCGCTGCGCAGATCGCGAAGATGCTGTTGCCATCCGACGTTACTTCCACGGCCATGATCGTCGGCCAAGTGCTGATTCAGCATGCATAA
- a CDS encoding VirB3 family type IV secretion system protein: MHKNVLFRGCTRPPMFMGVPYVPFAIGAGGCLLLTFYFNMFFLALLPVVVFVMRQMARRDEMIFRLLGLRWQFRTRVRNLGHHQGMWVFTPNTYRKRFDESIPD; this comes from the coding sequence ATGCATAAGAACGTGCTTTTCAGGGGTTGCACGCGCCCGCCCATGTTCATGGGCGTTCCTTATGTTCCCTTTGCGATCGGTGCGGGAGGCTGCCTGTTGCTCACGTTCTACTTCAACATGTTCTTTCTGGCACTTTTGCCGGTGGTTGTCTTCGTCATGCGGCAGATGGCGCGCCGCGACGAGATGATCTTTCGGCTCCTTGGCTTGCGCTGGCAGTTCCGGACGCGTGTCCGGAACCTCGGCCATCATCAGGGGATGTGGGTGTTCACGCCCAACACCTACAGAAAGCGCTTCGACGAATCGATTCCGGACTGA